A portion of the Eubacterium maltosivorans genome contains these proteins:
- a CDS encoding CD1845 family protein: MTALKLILKIVIAPVILLLTLAIWICVGLVYVSGLVLGLLSTVIALLGVAVLMTYSPQNGLILLVIAFLISPFGLPKLAFWLLGKVQDLKFAIQDLVYG; the protein is encoded by the coding sequence ATGACCGCATTGAAGCTGATTTTGAAGATTGTGATTGCGCCGGTGATCCTGCTGCTCACCCTGGCCATCTGGATTTGCGTGGGGCTGGTCTATGTGTCCGGCTTGGTGCTGGGGCTGCTCAGTACGGTGATTGCCCTGCTGGGCGTGGCCGTCCTGATGACATACTCCCCGCAGAACGGCCTTATTCTGTTGGTAATCGCGTTTCTCATAAGCCCCTTTGGGCTGCCGAAATTGGCCTTTTGGCTGCTTGGCAAGGTGCAGGATTTGAAGTTTGCAATACAGGATTTGGTCTACGGATAA
- a CDS encoding helix-turn-helix domain-containing protein, whose amino-acid sequence MEQSKLGKRINEVRKSRGLTADKLSELCNINATYLRQIEGGAKMPSLPVFIDICKALHISPDYLLQDELSENEISKIHEIEMLWKDAPLSKQELALAMIKAALKHPEQ is encoded by the coding sequence ATGGAACAAAGCAAATTGGGAAAGCGCATCAACGAGGTGCGGAAGTCTCGTGGCCTGACAGCCGACAAATTATCGGAATTATGTAACATCAATGCCACTTATCTGCGGCAAATTGAAGGTGGAGCCAAGATGCCCAGCCTGCCGGTATTCATCGACATTTGCAAGGCGCTCCACATTTCTCCTGACTATCTGTTGCAGGATGAATTGAGCGAAAATGAGATCAGTAAAATCCATGAAATTGAAATGCTATGGAAAGATGCGCCACTGTCAAAACAAGAGCTTGCACTTGCAATGATAAAGGCAGCTCTAAAGCATCCAGAGCAGTAA
- a CDS encoding relaxase/mobilization nuclease domain-containing protein has protein sequence MATTRIMPLHIGKGRTESRAISEIIDYVANPQKTDHGRLITGYECDSRVADAEFMLAKRQYIAATGRVRGADDVIAYHVRQSFCPGEITPEEANRLGVEFAKRFTKGKHAFTVCTHIDKAHVHNHIIWSSVNLDCDRKFRNFWGSTKAVRRLSDTICIENGLSIVENPKPHGKSYDQWLGDQAKPSHRELLRAAIDNALAQKPADLDELLKLLRESGCEVSRRGKSYRLKLPGWSKVARLDSLGKGYTLEDLLAVLAGQKEHTPRQKSVKQADPPKVNLLVDIQAKLQAGKGAGYVRWAKVFNLKQMAQTVNYLTEHNLLEYAVLEEKAVAATAHHNELSAKIKAAEKRMAEIAVLRTHIINYAKTRDTYVAYRKTGYSKKFREEHEEEILLHQAAKNAFDDMGVKKLPKVKELQAEYARLLEEKKKTYAEYRRSREEMRELLAAKANVDRLLKMEAEHDAKKEKDHDQR, from the coding sequence ATGGCAACCACACGCATCATGCCGCTGCATATCGGCAAGGGCCGGACCGAGAGCCGTGCCATCAGCGAGATTATCGACTATGTGGCCAATCCGCAAAAAACTGACCACGGCAGGCTCATCACTGGCTATGAGTGCGACAGCCGTGTAGCCGACGCCGAGTTCATGCTGGCCAAGCGCCAGTATATCGCCGCCACCGGACGGGTCCGGGGTGCGGATGATGTAATCGCCTACCATGTACGCCAGTCCTTCTGCCCTGGGGAGATCACCCCGGAGGAGGCCAACCGGCTGGGCGTAGAATTTGCCAAACGGTTCACCAAGGGCAAACACGCCTTTACCGTTTGTACCCACATTGACAAGGCCCATGTCCATAATCATATCATTTGGAGTTCGGTCAACCTGGACTGTGACCGGAAGTTCCGCAACTTTTGGGGCAGTACAAAAGCCGTCCGTCGATTGAGCGACACCATCTGCATTGAGAACGGACTGTCCATTGTCGAAAACCCAAAGCCCCACGGCAAAAGTTACGACCAATGGCTGGGCGATCAGGCGAAGCCCTCCCATCGGGAATTGCTCCGTGCTGCCATTGACAACGCCCTGGCACAAAAGCCTGCTGACCTGGACGAGCTGCTGAAGCTGCTCCGGGAATCCGGCTGTGAAGTGTCCAGGCGCGGGAAATCCTACCGTTTGAAGCTCCCCGGCTGGAGCAAAGTGGCCCGGCTGGACAGCCTGGGCAAAGGCTACACCCTGGAGGACCTGCTGGCTGTCCTTGCCGGTCAAAAGGAGCATACGCCCCGCCAGAAATCAGTCAAGCAAGCAGATCCGCCGAAGGTTAATCTGCTGGTTGACATCCAGGCAAAGCTCCAGGCCGGAAAAGGTGCCGGGTATGTGCGGTGGGCCAAGGTTTTTAACTTGAAACAGATGGCGCAGACCGTGAATTATCTCACCGAGCATAACCTGCTGGAGTATGCTGTGCTGGAGGAAAAGGCTGTGGCAGCCACGGCCCACCACAATGAGCTATCCGCAAAAATCAAGGCAGCGGAGAAACGCATGGCGGAGATCGCCGTCCTGCGGACCCATATCATCAACTATGCCAAGACCCGCGACACCTATGTGGCCTACCGGAAGACCGGTTACTCCAAGAAATTCCGAGAGGAACATGAGGAAGAAATCCTGCTCCATCAGGCGGCCAAAAATGCCTTTGACGATATGGGGGTCAAGAAGCTGCCCAAGGTCAAGGAGCTGCAAGCCGAGTATGCCCGGCTCCTAGAGGAAAAGAAAAAGACCTATGCCGAGTACCGGCGCTCCCGTGAGGAAATGCGGGAGCTGCTGGCGGCAAAGGCCAATGTGGATCGGCTCTTAAAAATGGAGGCGGAACACGATGCCAAAAAAGAAAAAGACCACGACCAGCGGTGA
- a CDS encoding plasmid mobilization protein → MSTPKRKREVQVNFRVSPEELALIEQKMSQLGTKNREAYLRKMALDGYVVQLDLPELKELVSLLRRSSNNLNQLTRRVHETGRVYDADLEDIAQRQEQLWEGVKKILTQLSNLS, encoded by the coding sequence GTGAGTACCCCAAAGCGCAAACGGGAGGTCCAGGTGAATTTTCGGGTCTCCCCGGAGGAGCTGGCGCTGATCGAGCAGAAAATGTCCCAACTTGGGACGAAGAACCGAGAAGCCTATCTGCGGAAGATGGCCCTGGACGGTTATGTGGTGCAGCTGGACTTGCCGGAGCTGAAGGAGCTGGTGTCTCTGCTGCGCCGGAGCAGCAACAACCTGAACCAGCTCACCCGCCGAGTGCATGAGACCGGGCGTGTCTACGACGCTGACCTGGAAGATATAGCCCAGCGGCAGGAGCAGCTATGGGAGGGCGTGAAGAAAATCCTGACCCAGCTCTCCAATCTATCGTGA